The Streptococcus sp. oral taxon 431 nucleotide sequence ATAAAGAGATAAGTCAATCCTAATTCTTTTTGGAATTTCTTGAGCAAGTTCAAAACTTGGGCACGTACTGAAACGTCCAAGGCTGAAATTGGCTCATCCGCAATAACGAAGTCAGGTTGCATAACCAAGGCACGGGCAATCCCGATACGTTGACGTTGTCCACCTGAGAACTCATGTGGGTAACGTGTCAAGTGTTCAGCCAAAAGTCCCACTTCACGAATGATATTTTGAACTTTTTCTTTTCTTTCTTCTTCATCTTTAAATAAATGGTAGTTATAAAGACCTTCAGAAATGATATAGTCAACTGTTGCACGTTCATTCAAACTTGCAGCAGGGTCCTGGAAAATCATTTGGATACGACGAATTAATTCCGAAGCTTGTTCACGTGATTTTTTACCATTAATTTTTTTACCTTCAAAGATGATATCACCTTTGCTGGTATCATTAAGACCGATAATAGCACGACCAATTGTTGTCTTACCACTACCAGACTCTCCAACAAGTGAGAAAGTTTCTCCTTTGTTGATAAAGAAGTTCGCATTTTTAACAGCGACAAACTTTTTGCTTCCTTCACCGAAGGAAATTTCTAAGTCTTTAATTTCTACTAATTTTTCAGACATTTCCTTCCTCCTAGTCCTCAAGATGTGTAAAGCCCATCTTTTCACGAATCTTGTCGTGTAAATCTGCAATCACCGATGGTTTTTCAACTTTTGGAGCTTGTTCATGAAGCAACCATGTCTTAGCCCAATGAGTATCAGATACTGCAAACTGAGGTGCTTTTTCCTCAAAGTCAATCTTCATAGCATAATCTGAACGAAGAGCAAAAGCATCTCCCTTCAATTCAGTATAAAGCGATGGAGGTGTTCCAGGGATTGAGTACAATTCACCTTTGTCATCCGCAAGTTGAGGCAAGCTTGACAAGAGGCTCCACGTATATGGATGACGTGGGTCGTAGAAGATTTCTTCAACAGTACCATACTCGATGATTTCACCAGCATACATAACCGCAACTTTATCAGCGATACTTGCTACTACACCTAGGTCGTGGGTGATAAAGATTGTTGTAAAGTGGTATTCGTGTTGAAGTGACTTCAACAAATCAATAATCTGTGCCTGAATGGTCACGTCAAGAGCTGTTGTCGGCTCATCACAGATAAGAATGTCTGGACGACAGGCAAGAGCAATCGCGATAACAATACGTTGACGCATTCCCCCAGAATATTGGAAAGGATACTCGTCAAAACGTTTCTCAGAATCTGGAATACCAACTTTATTCATATAGTCAATAGCCATCTCTTTAGCTTCTTGAGCAGTCTTGCCTTGGTGTTTAACAATAACTTCTGTGATTTGACTTCCGATTGTCTTGATTGGGTCTAGACTGGTCATCGGATCTTGGAAGATAGTTGCAATCTTCGCACCACGAATACTTTCCCATTCTTTATGAGAAGATAAGGTTGTCAAATCTTGTCCACGGTAATTAATACTTCCTTGTGCAATGCGACCATTTTCTTCCAACATTCCTGTGAATGTTTTTGTCAAAACTGATTTACCTGAGCCTGACTCCCCAACTAAGGCGAGGACCTCTCCCTCAATCAAATCGATGGAGACACCTCGAATAGCTGTCAAAATCTTGTCACGAACATCAAATTCCACGACAATATCTTGAGCAGTCAAAATTACATTTTTTCCTTTTATCATGTCTACTCCTATCTATGTGTACGTGGATCACTAGCATCTGCTAGGTTTTGACCAACAACGAACAGTGACAAGGATACCAAGACCAATGTAGTCAATGGAATCCAGAAGAGGTATGCAT carries:
- a CDS encoding ABC transporter ATP-binding protein, which produces MIKGKNVILTAQDIVVEFDVRDKILTAIRGVSIDLIEGEVLALVGESGSGKSVLTKTFTGMLEENGRIAQGSINYRGQDLTTLSSHKEWESIRGAKIATIFQDPMTSLDPIKTIGSQITEVIVKHQGKTAQEAKEMAIDYMNKVGIPDSEKRFDEYPFQYSGGMRQRIVIAIALACRPDILICDEPTTALDVTIQAQIIDLLKSLQHEYHFTTIFITHDLGVVASIADKVAVMYAGEIIEYGTVEEIFYDPRHPYTWSLLSSLPQLADDKGELYSIPGTPPSLYTELKGDAFALRSDYAMKIDFEEKAPQFAVSDTHWAKTWLLHEQAPKVEKPSVIADLHDKIREKMGFTHLED
- a CDS encoding ATP-binding cassette domain-containing protein; this encodes MSEKLVEIKDLEISFGEGSKKFVAVKNANFFINKGETFSLVGESGSGKTTIGRAIIGLNDTSKGDIIFEGKKINGKKSREQASELIRRIQMIFQDPAASLNERATVDYIISEGLYNYHLFKDEEERKEKVQNIIREVGLLAEHLTRYPHEFSGGQRQRIGIARALVMQPDFVIADEPISALDVSVRAQVLNLLKKFQKELGLTYLFIAHDLSVVRFISDRIAVIYKGVIVEVAETEELFNNPVHPYTQALLSAVPIPDPILERKKVLKVYDPDQHNYETDKPSMVEIRPGHYVWANQAELERYKKDLK